The uncultured Subdoligranulum sp. genomic sequence CCTGCTGCGCCACACAACACCCTGCCGCCAGAAGCAGGCGAAGGAATACCTGAAGGGGCAGGTGCCCGGCGTGATGGCCCACTACGCCCCCGACGCCGTGCCCGACCCCGACGAGGGCTGGGTGGAAAGCGACGAGACGGTGCACCGCCTGGCACACTGGCGGGAGGAAGCCATCTATTAAGAGGAACAGCCCCACCGCGGTGGGGCTGTTTCCGTTCAGTCGGCGTTGAGTTTGGCGGACGCCTTGTGGGTGAAGCGGTCGTTGTCCACAATGTAGCGCTCGTGGGTGGCGTGGGCCACCTCGCTCACATCGTCATACACCCGGGCCGTGAAGGTCAGCCGGCGATCCGCCACCGCGGTGAGTTCGCAGTCGCAGTAGACCACCATGCCGATGGGCGTGGGCGCCGTGTGCGCCAGCGAAAGGCTGGTGCCCACCGTGCCGGTGCCCAGGTCCAGTTCCCCCGCCACCGCCTTCCAGCAGGCCTTTTCGATCAAAGCCGCCACCGCCGGCGTGGCCAGCACCTCCAGTTCTCCGCTGCCCAGTGCCCGGGCGGTGTTTTCGGTGGTGACGCGCAGGGCCGCGTGCCCCCGGATTCCCGGTTCCAACATCTGCCATTTCCCCTTTTTCTTTTTTCTTATTATAGCGGCCGCTGCGGCCGATTGCAAGACGCCCTCTTTTTGTCGCTTTTTCTTGCCTTTTGCCGCCAAAGACGATATACTAAGGGGGACAGCGGGAAGCGGTGATTGCTGCTTCCCTTTTTTGCGGCTGGACTTCAAAAGAGGAGGATTCCATGGGCGAAAAGACAATTGATTATTCCAAGGGCATCTACGATGCCCGCCAACTGGGCACGCCCAAAATGCTCATTCTGGGCGCACAGCACATGTTTGCCATGTTCGGCGCCACCGTGCTGGTGCCCCTGCTGACCGGTCTGAGCGTCAGCACCACTCTGCTGTGTGCCGGTCTGGGCACGCTGCTGTTCCACTTCCTGTGCAAGGGCAAGGTCCCGGCTTTCCTGGGTTCCAGCTTTGCCTACCTGGGCGGCTTCACCATCGTGAGCAACGACGGCGCCAACCCCGAGAACCTGCCCTATGCCTGCGCTGCCGTGGCCTTCTCCGGCCTGGTCTACGTACTGTTCAGCTTCCTCATCACGGCCTTCGGCATCCGCCGCATGATGAAGTTCTTCCCGCCGGTGGTCACCGGCCCCATCATCATCGCCATCGGCCTGATCCTGGCCCCCAGCGCCA encodes the following:
- a CDS encoding thioesterase, FlK family, translated to MLEPGIRGHAALRVTTENTARALGSGELEVLATPAVAALIEKACWKAVAGELDLGTGTVGTSLSLAHTAPTPIGMVVYCDCELTAVADRRLTFTARVYDDVSEVAHATHERYIVDNDRFTHKASAKLNAD